A genomic stretch from Festucalex cinctus isolate MCC-2025b chromosome 13, RoL_Fcin_1.0, whole genome shotgun sequence includes:
- the LOC144033321 gene encoding ATP-sensitive inward rectifier potassium channel 1-like, protein MFGPFNKRLQSYLAERKSLRTRLVTKDGHCNIEYGNIKYSKHFAFLADFWTTFVEIRWRFVLLFFIASFTLSWFIFGLLWYWIARSNGDLTWQEPPGDHMPCVDNVVGLTTAFLYSLETQTTIGYGGRALTPVCPGAVALLIIQSLLGAVINCFMCGIILSKISSPKKRAKTISFSDMAVISPKNGTLCLSIRVANLRKTLMIGSQIYGKLLRTTNTADGETIIMDQVNIDFMVDAGKDNLFFVCPLTLCHVINKGSPFFEMAVDTLHKQEFELVVFLDGTAESTSSSCQVRTSFIPQEIMWGYNFLPIISRSKEGKYRVDFSNFSKVVPVATAHCAYCFHNIKGHHHHSKDGLDNQGFEVIDINDPASITKM, encoded by the coding sequence ATGTTTGGACCTTTCAACAAACGTCTCCAGAGCTACTTGGCTGAGCGAAAGAGTCTCAGGACCAGGCTGGTGACCAAAGACGGCCATTGCAACATCGAATATGGGAACATCAAATACAGCAAACACTTTGCTTTCCTGGCCGACTTCTGGACCACATTCGTGGAGATCCGGTGGCGTTTTGTGCTCTTATTCTTCATCGCGTCTTTCACCCTGAGCTGGTTCATTTTTGGCCTGCTCTGGTACTGGATTGCCCGTAGTAACGGAGATCTGACATGGCAGGAGCCCCCTGGAGACCACATGCCTTGTGTTGATAATGTTGTTGGACTCACTACTGCATTCCTGTACTCCCTTGAGACCCAAACCACCATCGGCTACGGTGGCCGAGCCCTCACTCCTGTCTGTCCCGGTGCGGTGGCCCTACTCATCATCCAGTCTCTCCTTGGCGCAGTCATCAACTGCTTCATGTGTGGAATCATCTTATCTAAAATATCCTCACCTAAAAAGAGAGCAAAGACCATCTCATTCAGTGACATGGCTGTTATCAGCCCAAAGAACGGCACGCTCTGCTTGTCAATACGTGTGGCCAACCTCCGCAAGACCCTCATGATCGGAAGCCAGATCTACGGCAAACTGCTGAGAACCACCAATACGGCGGATGGCGAGACAATCATCATGGACCAGGTGAACATTGACTTCATGGTGGACGCCGGGAAGGACAACCTTTTCTTTGTGTGCCCTCTCACACTTTGTCACGTCATCAACAAAGGCAGCCCGTTCTTTGAGATGGCGGTGGACACGCTCCACAAGCAAGAGTTTGAGCTGGTTGTCTTCTTGGACGGTACCGCCGAGTCTACCAGCTCCTCCTGTCAAGTCCGGACTTCCTTTATTCCCCAGGAGATCATGTGGGGCTACAATTTCCTGCCAATCATCTCCAGAAGCAAAGAAGGTAAATACAGGGTGGATTTCTCCAATTTTTCCAAGGTGGTGCCTGTGGCCACTGCACACTGCGCCTACTGTTTCCACAACATCAAAGGTCACCACCACCACTCGAAAGATGGACTCGATAACCAGGGTTTTGAGGTGATTGATATCAATGACCCTGCAAGTATCACCAAGATGTAA
- the fli1 gene encoding Friend leukemia integration 1 transcription factor isoform X1 gives MFQTVPDTSSYVKEALSVVSEDQSLFEPPYAAAAPLPKTDMTASGAQDYGQTHKINPLPPQQEWINQPVRVNVKREYEHMNGSRRESPVDCSVGKCNKLVGGNETSQMNYGNYMDEKTAPPPNMTTNERRVIVPADPSLWSQDHVRQWLEWAIKEYGLLEIDTSVFQNTDGKELCKMSKDDFLRLTTMYNAEVLLSHLNYLRESSSSLSYNTPSHTDPSPRLAAKEDPSYDAVRRTGWSNNMHSAKGSPVVAQNVTKTAEQPRAQPDPYQILGPTSSRLANPGSGQIQLWQFLLELLSDSANAGCITWEGTNGEFKMTDPDEVARRWGERKSKPNMNYDKLSRALRYYYDKNIMTKVHGKRYAYKFDFHGIAQALQPHPTESSMYKYPSDLAYVPSYHSHQQKVNFVSPHPPSMPVTSSNFFGPTAPYWSSPTAGIYPNPNVPRHPNTHVPSHLGSYY, from the exons ATGTTCCAAACTGTTCCTGACACGTCGTCTTACGTCAAG GAGGCGCTATCAGTGGTGAGTGAAGACCAGTCCTTATTTGAGCCTCCGTACGCCGCCGCTGCCCCGCTCCCCAAGACAGACATGACTGCATCTGGCGCGCAGGACTACGGCCAGACTCACAAAATCAACCCATTACCCCCACAGCAGGAGTGGATCAACCAGCCAGTGCGGGTCAATGTCAAGCGAGAATATGAGCATATGAACGGATCGCG CAGGGAGTCTCCAGTGGACTGCAGCGTGGGCAAATGTAATAAACTGGTGGGGGGTAACGAGACGTCTCAGATGAACTATGGAAACTACATGGATGAGAAAACCGCCCCTCCCCCCAACATGACCACCAATGAACGGAGAGTCATTGTACCAGCTG ATCCTTCATTGTGGTCCCAGGACCACGTGCGTCAGTGGCTGGAGTGGGCCATCAAGGAGTACGGCCTGTTGGAGATTGACACATCCGTGTTTCAAAACACAGACGGCAAAGAGTTGTGCAAGATGAGCAAGGACGACTTCCTCCGGCTCACCACCATGTACAATGCCGAAGTTCTTCTCTCTCATCTCAATTACCTCAGGGAAA GTAGCTCGTCATTATCCTACAATACACCGTCACACACAGACCCATCCCCACGTCTGGCTGCCAAAGAAG atCCTTCCTATGATGCTGTACGGCGGACGGGATGGTCAAACAACATGCACAGTGCCAAAG GCTCACCCGTGGTTGCTCAGAATGTGACCAAGACTGCTGAGCAGCCCAGAGCTCAACCAG ATCCTTATCAAATACTTGGTCCCACCAGTAGTCGCCTAGCCAATCCTG GTTCAGGCCAGATCCAACTTTGGCAGTTCCTTTTGGAGCTCCTGTCGGACAGCGCCAACGCCGGCTGCATCACCTGGGAGGGCACCAACGGCGAGTTCAAGATGACGGACCCGGACGAGGTGGCGCGACGCTGGGGCGAGCGCAAGAGCAAACCCAACATGAACTACGACAAACTGAGCCGAGCGCTGCGCTACTACTACGACAAAAACATCATGACCAAAGTGCACGGCAAGCGCTACGCCTACAAGTTCGACTTCCACGGCATCGCCCAGGCGCTGCAGCCGCATCCCACCGAGTCGTCCATGTACAAGTACCCCTCGGACCTAGCCTACGTGCCTTCTTATCACAGCCACCAGCAGAAGGTCAACTTCGTATCCCCTCACCCTCCGTCCATGCCGGTTACCTCCTCCAACTTTTTCGGACCAACTGCTCCATACTGGAGCTCGCCCACTGCCGGCATCTACCCCAACCCCAACGTCCCACGCCACCCGAACACCCATGTGCCTTCCCATCTGGGCAGTTACTATTAA
- the fli1 gene encoding Friend leukemia integration 1 transcription factor isoform X2: MFQTVPDTSSYVKEALSVVSEDQSLFEPPYAAAAPLPKTDMTASGAQDYGQTHKINPLPPQQEWINQPVRVNVKREYEHMNGSRESPVDCSVGKCNKLVGGNETSQMNYGNYMDEKTAPPPNMTTNERRVIVPADPSLWSQDHVRQWLEWAIKEYGLLEIDTSVFQNTDGKELCKMSKDDFLRLTTMYNAEVLLSHLNYLRESSSSLSYNTPSHTDPSPRLAAKEDPSYDAVRRTGWSNNMHSAKGSPVVAQNVTKTAEQPRAQPDPYQILGPTSSRLANPGSGQIQLWQFLLELLSDSANAGCITWEGTNGEFKMTDPDEVARRWGERKSKPNMNYDKLSRALRYYYDKNIMTKVHGKRYAYKFDFHGIAQALQPHPTESSMYKYPSDLAYVPSYHSHQQKVNFVSPHPPSMPVTSSNFFGPTAPYWSSPTAGIYPNPNVPRHPNTHVPSHLGSYY; the protein is encoded by the exons ATGTTCCAAACTGTTCCTGACACGTCGTCTTACGTCAAG GAGGCGCTATCAGTGGTGAGTGAAGACCAGTCCTTATTTGAGCCTCCGTACGCCGCCGCTGCCCCGCTCCCCAAGACAGACATGACTGCATCTGGCGCGCAGGACTACGGCCAGACTCACAAAATCAACCCATTACCCCCACAGCAGGAGTGGATCAACCAGCCAGTGCGGGTCAATGTCAAGCGAGAATATGAGCATATGAACGGATCGCG GGAGTCTCCAGTGGACTGCAGCGTGGGCAAATGTAATAAACTGGTGGGGGGTAACGAGACGTCTCAGATGAACTATGGAAACTACATGGATGAGAAAACCGCCCCTCCCCCCAACATGACCACCAATGAACGGAGAGTCATTGTACCAGCTG ATCCTTCATTGTGGTCCCAGGACCACGTGCGTCAGTGGCTGGAGTGGGCCATCAAGGAGTACGGCCTGTTGGAGATTGACACATCCGTGTTTCAAAACACAGACGGCAAAGAGTTGTGCAAGATGAGCAAGGACGACTTCCTCCGGCTCACCACCATGTACAATGCCGAAGTTCTTCTCTCTCATCTCAATTACCTCAGGGAAA GTAGCTCGTCATTATCCTACAATACACCGTCACACACAGACCCATCCCCACGTCTGGCTGCCAAAGAAG atCCTTCCTATGATGCTGTACGGCGGACGGGATGGTCAAACAACATGCACAGTGCCAAAG GCTCACCCGTGGTTGCTCAGAATGTGACCAAGACTGCTGAGCAGCCCAGAGCTCAACCAG ATCCTTATCAAATACTTGGTCCCACCAGTAGTCGCCTAGCCAATCCTG GTTCAGGCCAGATCCAACTTTGGCAGTTCCTTTTGGAGCTCCTGTCGGACAGCGCCAACGCCGGCTGCATCACCTGGGAGGGCACCAACGGCGAGTTCAAGATGACGGACCCGGACGAGGTGGCGCGACGCTGGGGCGAGCGCAAGAGCAAACCCAACATGAACTACGACAAACTGAGCCGAGCGCTGCGCTACTACTACGACAAAAACATCATGACCAAAGTGCACGGCAAGCGCTACGCCTACAAGTTCGACTTCCACGGCATCGCCCAGGCGCTGCAGCCGCATCCCACCGAGTCGTCCATGTACAAGTACCCCTCGGACCTAGCCTACGTGCCTTCTTATCACAGCCACCAGCAGAAGGTCAACTTCGTATCCCCTCACCCTCCGTCCATGCCGGTTACCTCCTCCAACTTTTTCGGACCAACTGCTCCATACTGGAGCTCGCCCACTGCCGGCATCTACCCCAACCCCAACGTCCCACGCCACCCGAACACCCATGTGCCTTCCCATCTGGGCAGTTACTATTAA
- the fli1 gene encoding Friend leukemia integration 1 transcription factor isoform X4 has translation MDGTIKEALSVVSEDQSLFEPPYAAAAPLPKTDMTASGAQDYGQTHKINPLPPQQEWINQPVRVNVKREYEHMNGSRESPVDCSVGKCNKLVGGNETSQMNYGNYMDEKTAPPPNMTTNERRVIVPADPSLWSQDHVRQWLEWAIKEYGLLEIDTSVFQNTDGKELCKMSKDDFLRLTTMYNAEVLLSHLNYLRESSSSLSYNTPSHTDPSPRLAAKEDPSYDAVRRTGWSNNMHSAKGSPVVAQNVTKTAEQPRAQPDPYQILGPTSSRLANPGSGQIQLWQFLLELLSDSANAGCITWEGTNGEFKMTDPDEVARRWGERKSKPNMNYDKLSRALRYYYDKNIMTKVHGKRYAYKFDFHGIAQALQPHPTESSMYKYPSDLAYVPSYHSHQQKVNFVSPHPPSMPVTSSNFFGPTAPYWSSPTAGIYPNPNVPRHPNTHVPSHLGSYY, from the exons ATGGACGGAACTATTAAG GAGGCGCTATCAGTGGTGAGTGAAGACCAGTCCTTATTTGAGCCTCCGTACGCCGCCGCTGCCCCGCTCCCCAAGACAGACATGACTGCATCTGGCGCGCAGGACTACGGCCAGACTCACAAAATCAACCCATTACCCCCACAGCAGGAGTGGATCAACCAGCCAGTGCGGGTCAATGTCAAGCGAGAATATGAGCATATGAACGGATCGCG GGAGTCTCCAGTGGACTGCAGCGTGGGCAAATGTAATAAACTGGTGGGGGGTAACGAGACGTCTCAGATGAACTATGGAAACTACATGGATGAGAAAACCGCCCCTCCCCCCAACATGACCACCAATGAACGGAGAGTCATTGTACCAGCTG ATCCTTCATTGTGGTCCCAGGACCACGTGCGTCAGTGGCTGGAGTGGGCCATCAAGGAGTACGGCCTGTTGGAGATTGACACATCCGTGTTTCAAAACACAGACGGCAAAGAGTTGTGCAAGATGAGCAAGGACGACTTCCTCCGGCTCACCACCATGTACAATGCCGAAGTTCTTCTCTCTCATCTCAATTACCTCAGGGAAA GTAGCTCGTCATTATCCTACAATACACCGTCACACACAGACCCATCCCCACGTCTGGCTGCCAAAGAAG atCCTTCCTATGATGCTGTACGGCGGACGGGATGGTCAAACAACATGCACAGTGCCAAAG GCTCACCCGTGGTTGCTCAGAATGTGACCAAGACTGCTGAGCAGCCCAGAGCTCAACCAG ATCCTTATCAAATACTTGGTCCCACCAGTAGTCGCCTAGCCAATCCTG GTTCAGGCCAGATCCAACTTTGGCAGTTCCTTTTGGAGCTCCTGTCGGACAGCGCCAACGCCGGCTGCATCACCTGGGAGGGCACCAACGGCGAGTTCAAGATGACGGACCCGGACGAGGTGGCGCGACGCTGGGGCGAGCGCAAGAGCAAACCCAACATGAACTACGACAAACTGAGCCGAGCGCTGCGCTACTACTACGACAAAAACATCATGACCAAAGTGCACGGCAAGCGCTACGCCTACAAGTTCGACTTCCACGGCATCGCCCAGGCGCTGCAGCCGCATCCCACCGAGTCGTCCATGTACAAGTACCCCTCGGACCTAGCCTACGTGCCTTCTTATCACAGCCACCAGCAGAAGGTCAACTTCGTATCCCCTCACCCTCCGTCCATGCCGGTTACCTCCTCCAACTTTTTCGGACCAACTGCTCCATACTGGAGCTCGCCCACTGCCGGCATCTACCCCAACCCCAACGTCCCACGCCACCCGAACACCCATGTGCCTTCCCATCTGGGCAGTTACTATTAA
- the fli1 gene encoding Friend leukemia integration 1 transcription factor isoform X3 produces the protein MDGTIKEALSVVSEDQSLFEPPYAAAAPLPKTDMTASGAQDYGQTHKINPLPPQQEWINQPVRVNVKREYEHMNGSRRESPVDCSVGKCNKLVGGNETSQMNYGNYMDEKTAPPPNMTTNERRVIVPADPSLWSQDHVRQWLEWAIKEYGLLEIDTSVFQNTDGKELCKMSKDDFLRLTTMYNAEVLLSHLNYLRESSSSLSYNTPSHTDPSPRLAAKEDPSYDAVRRTGWSNNMHSAKGSPVVAQNVTKTAEQPRAQPDPYQILGPTSSRLANPGSGQIQLWQFLLELLSDSANAGCITWEGTNGEFKMTDPDEVARRWGERKSKPNMNYDKLSRALRYYYDKNIMTKVHGKRYAYKFDFHGIAQALQPHPTESSMYKYPSDLAYVPSYHSHQQKVNFVSPHPPSMPVTSSNFFGPTAPYWSSPTAGIYPNPNVPRHPNTHVPSHLGSYY, from the exons ATGGACGGAACTATTAAG GAGGCGCTATCAGTGGTGAGTGAAGACCAGTCCTTATTTGAGCCTCCGTACGCCGCCGCTGCCCCGCTCCCCAAGACAGACATGACTGCATCTGGCGCGCAGGACTACGGCCAGACTCACAAAATCAACCCATTACCCCCACAGCAGGAGTGGATCAACCAGCCAGTGCGGGTCAATGTCAAGCGAGAATATGAGCATATGAACGGATCGCG CAGGGAGTCTCCAGTGGACTGCAGCGTGGGCAAATGTAATAAACTGGTGGGGGGTAACGAGACGTCTCAGATGAACTATGGAAACTACATGGATGAGAAAACCGCCCCTCCCCCCAACATGACCACCAATGAACGGAGAGTCATTGTACCAGCTG ATCCTTCATTGTGGTCCCAGGACCACGTGCGTCAGTGGCTGGAGTGGGCCATCAAGGAGTACGGCCTGTTGGAGATTGACACATCCGTGTTTCAAAACACAGACGGCAAAGAGTTGTGCAAGATGAGCAAGGACGACTTCCTCCGGCTCACCACCATGTACAATGCCGAAGTTCTTCTCTCTCATCTCAATTACCTCAGGGAAA GTAGCTCGTCATTATCCTACAATACACCGTCACACACAGACCCATCCCCACGTCTGGCTGCCAAAGAAG atCCTTCCTATGATGCTGTACGGCGGACGGGATGGTCAAACAACATGCACAGTGCCAAAG GCTCACCCGTGGTTGCTCAGAATGTGACCAAGACTGCTGAGCAGCCCAGAGCTCAACCAG ATCCTTATCAAATACTTGGTCCCACCAGTAGTCGCCTAGCCAATCCTG GTTCAGGCCAGATCCAACTTTGGCAGTTCCTTTTGGAGCTCCTGTCGGACAGCGCCAACGCCGGCTGCATCACCTGGGAGGGCACCAACGGCGAGTTCAAGATGACGGACCCGGACGAGGTGGCGCGACGCTGGGGCGAGCGCAAGAGCAAACCCAACATGAACTACGACAAACTGAGCCGAGCGCTGCGCTACTACTACGACAAAAACATCATGACCAAAGTGCACGGCAAGCGCTACGCCTACAAGTTCGACTTCCACGGCATCGCCCAGGCGCTGCAGCCGCATCCCACCGAGTCGTCCATGTACAAGTACCCCTCGGACCTAGCCTACGTGCCTTCTTATCACAGCCACCAGCAGAAGGTCAACTTCGTATCCCCTCACCCTCCGTCCATGCCGGTTACCTCCTCCAACTTTTTCGGACCAACTGCTCCATACTGGAGCTCGCCCACTGCCGGCATCTACCCCAACCCCAACGTCCCACGCCACCCGAACACCCATGTGCCTTCCCATCTGGGCAGTTACTATTAA